CCCGGATGGCCGCCGGGTTGATGGCGGACCTGGTCGGCGGTGCCGCCGAGGTGTCCTCCGCGGGGACCGCGCCGGGGACGGCGCTCAACGAGCTGTCGGTGCGGGTCCTCGGCGAGGTCGGCGTCGACATCTCCGACGAGCGGCCGAAGGCCGTCACCGAGGAGATGGTCCGGAGCGCCGACGTCGTCGTCACCCTGGGACGCGACGCGCACGTGGCGTCGGTCGAGGGCACCCACGTCGAGCGGTGGGTCACCGACGAGCCCTCCGAGCGGGGCGTCGACGGCGTCGAGCGCATGCGGCTGGTGCGCGACGACATCGCCCGACGGGTGGCGGCCCTCGCCCACGAGCTGGGCGTGCCACCCGGAGGCGCCCGGCACCCGATGGCGTAGGACCACGGGTGTGACCACCCCACGCGGCGAGCGGGTGGGCCTGCGCGCGGTGTTCGGCCGGTCCGGCTACCGGCGGCTGTGGTGGGCCCGCACGGCCTCCCAGTGGGGCGACGTGTTCGCCGCCGTGGCCCTGAGCCTGCTCGTCCTCGACCTGACCGGCTCAGCGCTGGGCGTGAGCGCCGTGGTGGTCGCCGAGATCCTGCCGGTGCTGCTGCTGGGGCCGTTCGCCGGCACGCTGGTCGACCGGCTCCCACGCGTCCCGGTGATGGTCGGCGCCGACCTCCTGCGGGCCGCGCTGGCCGCCTCCCTGCTCGTCGTCGGCGACAGCGCACCCGCGGTGTACGCCGTCGCCTCCGGACTGTCCCTGGGCGCGGTGCTGTTCACCCCGGCAGCCAACAGCGCCCTGCCCGCCCTGGTGGCCGACCGCGAGCTGGTCGCCGCAAACAGCGGCATCTAGACCGCGGCCGTCCTCAGCCAGGTCGCCCTGGCCCCGCTGGCCGGCCTGCTGTACGCCACCGCGGGCGCCGGGCCGGCCTTCGCGGTCAACGCGGGGAGCTTCCTGCTCAGCGCGGCGGTCCTCGCCGGGCTGCGGCTCCCGGGCGCGCCGGCGTCCACCCGCCGGGACGGCTTCCTCGCCGACGCCGCCGCCGGTGTCCGGCTGCTGGCCACCGACCGGTTGCTCCGGGCCCTCGGGGCCGGGCAGCTCCTGGCCGCCCTGTCCGCCGGTGCCACCAGCGCCCTGCTGGTGGTCCTCGCCCGCGACCACCTCGACCTGGCCCCCAGCGGCTACGGGTTGCTGCTGGGGGCCATCGGCGTCGGTGCCGTCCTGGGTCCGCTGCTGCTGACCCGGCTGGTCAGCGACCCGCGGCGGCCCGTCCTCGTCCTCGGGCCGTACCTGCTGCGCGGTGTCGTCGACGTCGTCCTCGCCACCTCGACCGCGCTCCCCGCCGCCCTGGTCGCCCTGACCGTCTACGGCCTGTGCACCTCGACGGGTGCGGTCACCTTCACCTCGCTGCTGCAGGCCAGCACCGCCGCCGAGGTCCGCGGCCGGGTGTTCGCCACCTTCGACGTGTTGTGGCAGCTGGGTCGACTGGCGTCCCTGCTCCTCGGCGGGCTGCTCGCCGCGACCCTCGGCATCCAGGCGGTCTACCTCCTCGGCGGGGCGCTGCTGGTGGTCGCGGCCGCGGTGGGGTGGCCGGCTCTGCACGCCGGGACGTCGCAGGGCACCTGACCCGCTCAGGCGTCCCGCGCCCGGACCAGCCCGTCCTCGTCGAGGAGCCGGATGGTGCCGTAGCCGACGTCCACGAGGCCCCGGCGCTCCATGGCCTTCACGACCTTGTTCAGCGAGGGGCGGGCCACACCGAGCATGGCCGCCAGCGTGCGCTGGGGCAGGCGGACGGCGCCGTCCTCCGCCTCGTCGAGGAGCAGCCCGGCCAGCTGCGCCGTGAGCGGGCGGCCGAGGAGGGAGACCAGTCGCCCGTGGCTGGTGGCCAGCCGCTGCGCCACGCTGGACAGCCAGCGCCGCGCCATCGCCGGGTGCCGGGCCAGCAGCGTCTCGAAGTCGGCCGCGGTCAGGAACAGGCAGACCACCTCGTCCAGCGCGTGGCCGGTGTAGGGGACCGGGACGCCCAGCAGCAGCGGCACGTCCCCCTCGACGTCCCCGGGGCCCAGCACCCCGACGACCACCCGACCCCGCGGCGTCCGCACACCCAGCTCGACGTGGCCGGCCCGGACGATCCAGACGCCGGGCTCGGCACCGCTGCCGTCGCCGAAGACCGGTGCGCCGCGGGAGGCGGTCACCGGCGAGATGCGGCCGGCGAGGGCGGCGACGTCCTGCGGACCCAGGGGCGCCGTCGCGCCGCGGCCGACGCAGCGGGCGATCCAGGCGGCGTCCCGGACCCGCGCGTCCTGCGGGCTCAGCCCGGCGGGGTCCGCGCGCAGCAACTCCTTCCACCGCGTTGCCCCCACACGGTCGATCTTGTCAGAGCGCGCCGGAGCGGCCACCGCCCCGCCCGGGTGCCCGCACGGGTGTGTCGGCGAGCTGACCATCCGGAAAGGCCGGTCCACCGCACCCGGTTGCCCGCGGTGTCCTGATCCCGACCCACAGGAGACACCCGTGACGCGCATCCCCGTCCACACCGTCGCCGACGCGCCCGAGGGCGGCCGCGACGCCCTCAAGGCGCTGGAGGCGAGGTTCGGCAAGGTCCTCAACATCCACGGCGCCATGGCGCACGCGCCGGTCGTGCTGCAGGCCTACGCCGCCCTGCAGGAGGTCATCGGCGCCCACGGCACCTACGACGCCCGCACCCGGGAGGCGATCGCGCTGGTCGTCGGCAACGTCGACCGGTGCACCTACTGCCAGTCCGCGCACACCGCGGGCGCCCGGGCCGCGGGCTGGAGCACCGAGGAGACGGTGGCGATCCGGGACGGTTCGTACGCCGGCGACGCCCGGCTGGCCGCGCTGCTCACCCTCGTCCGGGAGTCCGCCGGTGGCCTGGGCGCCGTCGACGACGCCACCTGGCGGGCCGCCCTGGAGGCGGGGTGGAGCGACGCCGAGCTCACCGAGGCCTCCGTCCACATCGCGCTCAACCTCTTCACCAACCACTTCAACCACCTGGTCGAGACCGACCTGGACGTCCCCCGGGCACCGGGTCTGTGAGCGCTGGGCCGGTCCCCGCCACGGGGACCGGCCCGCCGCGCGGTTCAGCGCGCCTCGTACACCTGGATCTCCGCGGCCCCGGTGTTGCCCCCGGTCGTCTGCTCGGCGTCGATCCGGAGCACCTGGCCGGTGAGATCGACCTCGGTGACCACGACGGCCGTGCCGGCCTCGAACGGCCCGTACGTGCGGTCGCCGTCGACGGTCACGGTGGAGGTCTCGATCACCGAGGTGCCGTCGCTCGTCGCCCGGCTGCGCACCGTGAGGCCGGCGACCTCGACCGGACGGCCGAGGTCCAGCGTGATCGACGCGTCGTCGCCGTCCCCGGCGCTGGACCACTCCGCGGCCAGGTCGCCGTCGACCGCCAGCGGGCCGGCGGAGGGACCGGAGAACTGGGAGCTGACGGCCACCACCCTGGCTCCGGTCACCTCGTCGCCGGGGACGGCCACCGGGACCGCGTCCGGGGTGCGGAAGGTCCGCGGCTCGCTGCGGTGGAGCGCACCGTCGGCACCCGAGCCCTGCACGCGGTAGAGGTACTCGGTGCCCGGCTGCAGGCCGCGCATGACGGCCTCGTGGTCGCGGTGCGCTCCCCCGCCCATGTCGGTGGCGATGCCGTCGCCGAGGGACCCGTCCCGCCCGGACACCACCGCGCAGGCCATGTCGAGGTCGGTGGACACCCGCAGCGTGGCCGACGTCCCGGACGGGTGGGGCACGACGACGGGGTCGGCGACGAACGCCTCCTCGGCGGCGCGCACCGAGGGTCCGCGGTCGACGGGGCACCGCACCCGGCCAGCAGCGCGGCCAGCACGGCGGCGAGGACGACCGGGCAACGGGTCGGCGGTCTCACGGTCGGCGCAACGCAGGGGGCCGCGACGCGGTTGCGTGCGGGGCGCCCGCCCGCCAGGCGAGGACGACGGCGGTGACCACCACACCGGCGAGCACCCAGAACGCCGTCGCGTAGCTGCCGATCGCCTCGGCGAGCGCGGTGCCCACCCAGGGCGCCAGTGCGGTCGCCGCGGTGACCGGCGCGGCGAAGAACCCGGACAGGGTGCCGTAGTGCGCCGTCCCCCACCGGTCGGCCACCGCGGTGGCCTGCAGCAGGGTGCACGCGCCGCGGACCGCACCGACCGCGACGGCGGCGGCGACGAGGGCGACCGGCGGCCCGGGCAGGGCCCCGAGCAGCCCGATGGACAGCGCCGCGGCCGCGATGAGGGCCACGGTCCGCCCGGTCGGGGTGGTGCGGGCCACCAGCGGGGCGTAGAGCAGCCGGCCCAGCACCTGGCCGGCGCCGAGCAGGCCCAGCGTGGTCGCGGCCAACGACGCGGAGAAGCCGCGGCCGGTGAGCAGCGGGATCACCGTGAGGCTCGCCGCGTACAGCCCGAGGGCGGTGAGGGTGAGCGCGCCGGACAGCGCCAGGAACTCACGGCTGCGCACCTCGGTCGGCACCCGGCGCGGACGGCGGGTCGCCGGGGGGCCGCGGTGACCCGCGGGCACCCAGGGGGCGGTCAGCGCGAGGGCGTGCACCGGGACGGTCACCACCGCGAGCACCACGGCGAGCACCAGGTAGGTGTCCCGCCAGCCCAGGGCCGCGACCAGCGCGTCGGTCAGCGGGGCGAACAGCGTGCTGGCCAGGCCGGCGACGAGGGTCAGCGTGGTCAGCGCCCGGACCCGGCCCTCGCCGTACCAGCGGGTGAGCGCGGCGAAGGCAGCCTGGTAGAAGACCGCGGCCATGGCCGCCCCGGCGACCAGCCAGGCCGCCAGGAACAGCGGGTAGGTGGGCGCCAGCCCGATGGCGACCGTGGCCGGTACGGCGAGCAGCGACCCCGCCGTCATCACCCGCCGGG
This window of the Geodermatophilus sp. DSM 44513 genome carries:
- a CDS encoding carboxymuconolactone decarboxylase family protein, which codes for MTRIPVHTVADAPEGGRDALKALEARFGKVLNIHGAMAHAPVVLQAYAALQEVIGAHGTYDARTREAIALVVGNVDRCTYCQSAHTAGARAAGWSTEETVAIRDGSYAGDARLAALLTLVRESAGGLGAVDDATWRAALEAGWSDAELTEASVHIALNLFTNHFNHLVETDLDVPRAPGL
- a CDS encoding fibronectin type III domain-containing protein; this translates as MRAAEEAFVADPVVVPHPSGTSATLRVSTDLDMACAVVSGRDGSLGDGIATDMGGGAHRDHEAVMRGLQPGTEYLYRVQGSGADGALHRSEPRTFRTPDAVPVAVPGDEVTGARVVAVSSQFSGPSAGPLAVDGDLAAEWSSAGDGDDASITLDLGRPVEVAGLTVRSRATSDGTSVIETSTVTVDGDRTYGPFEAGTAVVVTEVDLTGQVLRIDAEQTTGGNTGAAEIQVYEAR
- a CDS encoding MFS transporter, which produces MRAERRALIGLCATQVTSWGVLYYAFPVALAAITADTGWSATAATAAFSAGLVVSALAGIPVGRWLDTHGPRRVMTAGSLLAVPATVAIGLAPTYPLFLAAWLVAGAAMAAVFYQAAFAALTRWYGEGRVRALTTLTLVAGLASTLFAPLTDALVAALGWRDTYLVLAVVLAVVTVPVHALALTAPWVPAGHRGPPATRRPRRVPTEVRSREFLALSGALTLTALGLYAASLTVIPLLTGRGFSASLAATTLGLLGAGQVLGRLLYAPLVARTTPTGRTVALIAAAALSIGLLGALPGPPVALVAAAVAVGAVRGACTLLQATAVADRWGTAHYGTLSGFFAAPVTAATALAPWVGTALAEAIGSYATAFWVLAGVVVTAVVLAWRAGAPHATASRPPALRRP
- a CDS encoding Crp/Fnr family transcriptional regulator, whose protein sequence is MGATRWKELLRADPAGLSPQDARVRDAAWIARCVGRGATAPLGPQDVAALAGRISPVTASRGAPVFGDGSGAEPGVWIVRAGHVELGVRTPRGRVVVGVLGPGDVEGDVPLLLGVPVPYTGHALDEVVCLFLTAADFETLLARHPAMARRWLSSVAQRLATSHGRLVSLLGRPLTAQLAGLLLDEAEDGAVRLPQRTLAAMLGVARPSLNKVVKAMERRGLVDVGYGTIRLLDEDGLVRARDA
- a CDS encoding low molecular weight phosphatase family protein — encoded protein: MSDRPPVLFVCVRNAGKSRMAAGLMADLVGGAAEVSSAGTAPGTALNELSVRVLGEVGVDISDERPKAVTEEMVRSADVVVTLGRDAHVASVEGTHVERWVTDEPSERGVDGVERMRLVRDDIARRVAALAHELGVPPGGARHPMA